Proteins encoded by one window of Candidatus Nitrosocosmicus hydrocola:
- a CDS encoding 2-isopropylmalate synthase, with protein sequence MMTSSNNIRIFDTTLRDGEQTPGVTVSPGQKLEIAMKLDELGVDTIEAGFPVVSPGEVQAIRKIMKQGLKAEICGLARTTKNDIDVAINSDLKYIHTFIATSDIHMQYKLKMSREQVMEKAIFAVEYAKKHGMMVEFSAEDATRSDREFLNKIFNAVAEAGADRIDIPDTVGYSTPQYMSKLVTDVITSTGLPVSVHCHNDFGLAVANSIAGFQVGAKCAHVTINGLGERAGNAALEELVMACQCLYKIEHNIKTELLYEVSKFVSSAMGIIVQPNKAIIGENAFGHESGIHTHGIINNPLTYEPISPELVGRKRWMQAGKHAGAHGIKAILDEFGMTTTELQLKEIVEKQKVIADAGKSITTSDLLSLASEIINNKQFDESFKLNDFHIVTGLNIIPTAVVKLNIHDKDFIASETGVGPVDAALKAIQTIAHGIANIKIREYKLDSITGGSDALAEVSVKVEDKEGNIISARKSGEDIVVTSVQAMIDAINKTMLKKLIEKGNEVK encoded by the coding sequence ATGATGACCTCTAGCAATAACATCAGGATCTTTGATACCACCTTAAGGGACGGTGAACAGACTCCTGGTGTTACCGTTTCACCTGGTCAGAAATTAGAAATTGCAATGAAATTAGATGAATTAGGTGTAGACACGATTGAGGCAGGTTTTCCAGTTGTATCTCCAGGTGAAGTACAAGCGATTAGAAAAATCATGAAACAAGGGCTTAAAGCTGAGATTTGCGGATTAGCCCGCACTACCAAAAACGATATCGACGTGGCAATTAATAGTGATTTAAAATACATCCATACTTTCATTGCTACATCCGATATCCACATGCAGTACAAGCTTAAGATGAGCAGGGAACAGGTCATGGAAAAGGCTATTTTCGCAGTGGAATACGCAAAAAAGCACGGAATGATGGTAGAATTTTCTGCCGAGGATGCCACTAGGAGTGATAGGGAATTTTTAAATAAGATTTTTAACGCTGTTGCAGAAGCTGGTGCTGACAGAATTGACATACCTGATACAGTAGGTTATTCAACACCACAATACATGTCAAAATTGGTCACAGATGTGATAACATCGACAGGATTACCTGTAAGCGTACATTGTCATAATGACTTCGGATTGGCTGTCGCAAATTCTATTGCGGGATTTCAGGTGGGAGCAAAATGCGCCCATGTTACCATAAACGGGCTGGGAGAAAGAGCAGGGAATGCAGCGTTAGAGGAACTAGTCATGGCATGTCAATGTTTATACAAAATAGAACATAACATAAAGACAGAGCTCCTGTATGAGGTATCTAAATTTGTATCCAGTGCTATGGGAATTATTGTGCAACCAAACAAAGCAATCATTGGCGAAAATGCATTTGGACATGAATCTGGAATCCATACACACGGTATCATAAATAATCCGTTAACATATGAACCTATTAGTCCGGAGCTTGTTGGAAGAAAACGTTGGATGCAAGCAGGAAAACATGCAGGTGCTCACGGTATTAAAGCAATTTTGGATGAATTTGGTATGACCACAACTGAGTTGCAACTCAAAGAGATAGTCGAAAAACAAAAAGTGATAGCAGATGCGGGTAAGTCGATAACGACTTCAGATCTATTGTCTTTGGCTTCAGAGATAATAAATAATAAACAATTTGATGAAAGTTTTAAGTTAAATGACTTTCACATTGTTACTGGACTAAATATTATTCCTACTGCAGTAGTAAAGTTAAACATTCATGATAAGGATTTTATTGCTTCAGAAACTGGTGTAGGTCCTGTAGACGCGGCCTTGAAGGCAATCCAAACAATAGCCCATGGTATAGCAAACATAAAGATAAGAGAATACAAGCTTGATTCTATTACAGGTGGCTCTGATGCACTTGCTGAAGTTTCTGTCAAAGTAGAAGACAAAGAGGGAAATATTATATCAGCTCGAAAATCTGGCGAGGACATTGTCGTAACTTCAGTCCAGGCGATGATAGACGCAATAAATAAGACCATGCTCAAGAAATTGATAGAAAAGGGTAACGAAGTTAAATAA
- a CDS encoding isocitrate/isopropylmalate dehydrogenase family protein — MTTYEISLLVGDGIGPELSLCAAEILQYIHDKSARIKFKITRVEAGDNAKQKYGNALPIDTFEEIKKSQACLKSPVGESAADVVLVLRRYFDLYANVRPSKNYANVPSISKNVDLVTVRENTEDLYLGWEFLSDDDTVISLRKISRNASKRIAEHAFKIANSRKGKKVTIVHKSNVLRLSDRMFIDTSKEVSKRFPNIEFEEMYVDACSMELIRYPNRFDTILTTNLFGDIISDEAAQVTGSIGLAPAANIGDNFAMFEPVHGAAFDIAGKNIANPTSFILAIKMMFDWLGEKYHDNDILELSINFEKSIDELFTKNVKTKDIGGSLSTLEFNQKFLNILNDKGFS, encoded by the coding sequence TTGACAACGTATGAGATTTCACTTCTAGTGGGAGATGGCATTGGTCCCGAGCTATCCCTGTGCGCAGCTGAAATATTACAATACATACATGACAAATCTGCAAGAATAAAATTCAAAATTACAAGAGTAGAAGCAGGGGACAATGCCAAACAAAAATATGGAAATGCATTACCAATTGATACATTTGAAGAAATAAAAAAATCTCAAGCATGTTTAAAATCACCAGTTGGAGAATCAGCTGCCGATGTTGTTTTAGTATTGAGAAGATATTTTGATTTATATGCCAATGTGAGGCCGTCTAAAAATTATGCTAATGTTCCTTCTATATCAAAAAATGTAGATTTAGTTACTGTGAGAGAAAACACAGAAGATTTGTACCTTGGTTGGGAATTTCTTTCTGACGATGATACTGTGATTTCACTTCGTAAGATTAGTAGGAATGCTTCAAAGAGGATTGCAGAACATGCATTTAAAATAGCGAATTCTAGAAAGGGGAAAAAAGTAACCATTGTTCACAAATCAAATGTTTTGAGATTAAGTGATAGAATGTTTATTGACACATCGAAAGAAGTTTCCAAAAGATTTCCCAATATTGAATTTGAAGAAATGTATGTGGATGCATGCTCTATGGAGCTAATAAGATATCCTAATAGATTCGATACAATCTTAACCACAAATTTGTTTGGAGATATAATTTCAGATGAAGCAGCACAGGTAACGGGAAGTATAGGCCTTGCTCCGGCTGCTAACATTGGGGATAATTTTGCAATGTTTGAACCAGTCCACGGAGCTGCGTTTGATATTGCAGGTAAGAATATTGCCAATCCAACTTCATTTATTTTGGCAATAAAAATGATGTTTGATTGGTTGGGAGAAAAATATCACGATAATGACATATTAGAACTATCAATAAATTTTGAAAAATCAATCGATGAATTATTCACAAAAAACGTAAAGACTAAAGATATCGGGGGTTCACTATCAACTTTAGAATTTAATCAAAAGTTTTTGAACATCCTAAATGATAAAGGATTCAGCTAG
- the ilvN gene encoding acetolactate synthase small subunit — translation MYILSVIVENKPGVLFRITNLFRSRNFNIESITVGITEKPDLSRMTITTVSDVKTLEQLVKQLQKLIDVIQINVLNKENAVYRELALIKMSAKDPTTRIEIANFATIYRGNIMDISNETITVEIIGTPDKIDAFKNLVSGYGILQVARTGVSALPRGTIDDDL, via the coding sequence ATGTATATATTATCAGTTATAGTAGAAAATAAACCCGGTGTTCTGTTTAGGATTACTAATCTTTTCAGATCACGGAATTTTAATATTGAAAGCATAACTGTAGGTATAACAGAGAAACCAGATCTTTCCAGGATGACGATCACCACCGTTTCTGATGTGAAAACATTAGAACAACTTGTAAAGCAGTTACAGAAATTGATAGATGTAATCCAGATTAATGTATTAAATAAAGAAAATGCAGTATATCGTGAATTAGCCTTGATCAAAATGAGTGCTAAAGATCCAACTACAAGAATAGAAATTGCAAACTTTGCTACCATATACAGAGGGAATATAATGGACATTAGCAATGAGACTATTACAGTAGAAATTATCGGTACCCCCGATAAGATAGATGCATTTAAGAATCTTGTTTCAGGTTATGGTATTTTACAAGTAGCCCGAACCGGTGTCTCGGCTTTGCCAAGAGGAACAATTGATGATGACCTCTAG